The Pedobacter mucosus genome window below encodes:
- a CDS encoding SDR family oxidoreductase, with the protein MDLKLKEKVIVITGAAKGIGRGIAEVFAKENAIVAIVGRKAEDNQKVVDSIIADGGKAVQFVAELSNPDECEVVVKAIVEKLGKIDGLVNNAGVNDGVSLESGNYQDFMASLHKNVVHYYLMAHFALPELIKSKGAIVNITSKTAETGQGNTSAYAAANGGRNALTREWAVELLKYGIRVNAVVVAECWTPAYETWIDTLPDAQAKLDEITSKIPLENRMTTAEEIANMTAFLMSSKSSHTTGQIVHVDGGYVHLDRALANA; encoded by the coding sequence ATGGATTTAAAATTAAAAGAAAAAGTAATCGTGATTACAGGTGCAGCAAAAGGCATTGGTCGCGGTATCGCAGAAGTATTTGCTAAAGAAAATGCAATTGTAGCTATTGTTGGTAGAAAGGCAGAAGACAATCAAAAAGTAGTTGATTCAATTATTGCTGATGGTGGAAAAGCCGTTCAGTTTGTAGCTGAGTTGTCAAACCCTGATGAATGTGAAGTTGTAGTCAAAGCGATTGTTGAAAAATTAGGAAAAATTGACGGTCTAGTTAACAATGCCGGTGTGAATGATGGGGTGAGCTTGGAAAGTGGTAATTATCAAGACTTTATGGCATCACTGCATAAAAACGTTGTTCATTACTATTTAATGGCTCATTTTGCGCTGCCAGAACTGATAAAAAGCAAGGGAGCAATTGTAAATATCACTTCTAAAACAGCAGAAACAGGGCAAGGAAACACTTCTGCATATGCTGCAGCAAATGGTGGTAGAAATGCCTTAACAAGAGAATGGGCGGTTGAGCTTTTAAAATATGGCATTAGGGTAAATGCAGTGGTCGTTGCCGAATGCTGGACTCCAGCCTATGAAACATGGATCGACACCCTGCCAGATGCGCAAGCCAAATTGGATGAGATTACATCTAAAATCCCATTAGAAAATAGAATGACAACCGCTGAAGAAATTGCAAATATGACAGCCTTTTTAATGTCAAGTAAGTCGAGCCATACCACCGGACAAATTGTTCATGTAGATGGTGGTTACGTACACTTAGACAGAGCTTTAGCAAACGCATAA
- a CDS encoding chondroitinase-B domain-containing protein, with product MKKLFLIIFLFIKISTPIFAQKYLIHNEEEFKNLQEKLMPGDQITIANGNYTNWSTEIKAKGTKEKPIIIKAEHLDKVVFSGTTDHTIFKVSGDYVQLKGITFNGCMLVKADGKNGNLITMDGSKNSLISNCRFLNNIVKTQFTPLVIVSGNGQYNLIDSCLFGANVDNQDIQIKVTKESFPLYTTVKHCLFQNKTKVSWSNGNGGECIQVGQDPVLLGNQAPKSIITENRFIRCDAENEVISNKSSNNLYTKNYFENNDGELVMRGGHDCLISDNIFNGGTGGIRINGTGHILTENKISNIKTAIRLMYGMAKGKNEIGFYTAASNCIIKNNIINNATTGILIGDSKNADWTNKFDTKRYPSPVIQNIAPFDNEILNNVFSNVNVKSVIQ from the coding sequence ATGAAAAAGCTTTTCCTGATCATATTCTTATTCATCAAAATTTCAACGCCTATTTTCGCTCAAAAATATTTAATACATAATGAGGAGGAATTTAAAAATCTTCAAGAAAAATTAATGCCTGGTGATCAGATCACCATTGCCAATGGAAATTATACCAACTGGTCGACAGAGATTAAAGCCAAAGGAACAAAAGAAAAACCCATCATAATAAAAGCAGAGCATCTAGACAAAGTAGTGTTTTCAGGCACAACAGATCATACAATTTTTAAGGTTTCTGGTGATTATGTACAGCTAAAAGGTATTACTTTTAATGGCTGTATGCTTGTTAAAGCAGACGGGAAAAACGGAAATTTGATAACAATGGATGGATCAAAAAACAGCCTGATATCTAATTGCCGTTTTCTAAATAACATTGTAAAAACACAATTTACACCACTTGTTATCGTATCAGGAAACGGTCAGTATAATTTAATAGATAGTTGTCTTTTCGGCGCTAATGTTGATAATCAGGATATTCAAATTAAGGTTACTAAAGAGAGTTTCCCGCTTTATACAACGGTTAAACATTGTTTATTCCAAAATAAAACCAAAGTAAGTTGGTCGAACGGAAACGGAGGTGAATGTATTCAGGTGGGTCAGGATCCGGTGTTACTAGGGAATCAGGCACCAAAATCGATTATTACAGAAAACAGATTCATTCGCTGCGATGCAGAAAATGAGGTAATTAGTAATAAAAGCAGTAACAACCTGTATACAAAAAATTACTTTGAAAATAATGATGGTGAGTTGGTGATGCGTGGTGGTCATGACTGTTTGATAAGCGACAATATTTTTAATGGCGGCACTGGTGGAATAAGAATAAATGGAACTGGCCATATCCTAACCGAAAATAAGATCAGCAACATTAAAACGGCCATCAGGCTGATGTACGGAATGGCAAAAGGTAAAAATGAAATTGGATTTTACACTGCTGCCAGCAATTGCATCATCAAAAATAATATCATAAATAATGCGACAACCGGTATTTTAATTGGTGATAGTAAGAATGCGGATTGGACAAATAAGTTTGATACCAAAAGATACCCCTCGCCAGTGATACAAAACATTGCTCCATTTGATAATGAAATCCTGAATAACGTTTTTTCAAACGTCAATGTAAAAAGCGTTATTCAATAA
- the araA gene encoding L-arabinose isomerase — translation MIDLKKFQVWFITGTQHLYGEETLKLVAEHAQQVAESLNQNGKISVSVVYKPIVKTTEEIYETIQQANIDENCIGIITWMHTFSPAKMWIRGLTILQKPLLHLHTQFNRDIPWSSIDMDFMNLNQSAHGDREFGFMVTRMRKDRKVVVGHWQDEEVISQVDTWCRAAAGWHDWQGAKFARFGDNMRYVAVTDGDKVEAEMKFGFAVNTYGIGDLVAVINGISEESIQTLLQEYADTYEIADDLKVGGARHSSVYEAAKIELGLRKFLEDGGFKGFSDTFEDLHGMIQLPGIAAQRLMADGYGFAGEGDWKTAALVRACKVMGAGFAGGNAFMEDYTYHFDPENAMVLGSHMLEVDASLASGKPSLEVHPLGIGGKADPARLVFNVAGGDALNASLIDMGNRFRLLVNEVKAVDAEHDLPNLPVARVLWKPLPDMKTGCAAWIYAGGAHHTAYSQNLTTEHLHDFANIAGLEYINIGADTKINQLRNELQWNDVFYK, via the coding sequence ATGATTGATTTAAAAAAATTTCAGGTTTGGTTCATCACAGGAACCCAACATTTATATGGTGAAGAAACGCTAAAACTTGTAGCTGAGCATGCGCAACAAGTAGCTGAATCACTTAATCAAAATGGAAAAATATCGGTTTCTGTAGTCTATAAGCCTATTGTGAAAACTACAGAAGAAATTTATGAAACCATACAACAAGCAAATATCGACGAAAATTGTATCGGCATTATCACTTGGATGCATACCTTCTCTCCTGCTAAAATGTGGATTAGGGGTTTAACAATTTTACAAAAACCATTATTGCATTTACATACTCAATTTAACCGGGATATTCCATGGAGTTCGATTGACATGGATTTTATGAACCTAAATCAAAGTGCTCATGGTGATCGTGAATTTGGTTTTATGGTAACGAGAATGCGTAAAGATCGTAAAGTTGTGGTTGGCCATTGGCAAGATGAAGAAGTTATTTCTCAAGTTGACACTTGGTGTAGAGCAGCAGCTGGATGGCATGACTGGCAAGGTGCCAAATTTGCCCGCTTTGGTGATAACATGCGTTATGTTGCCGTTACAGATGGCGATAAAGTTGAAGCTGAAATGAAATTTGGTTTTGCTGTAAACACTTATGGCATAGGTGATTTAGTAGCTGTAATTAATGGAATAAGTGAGGAATCGATTCAAACTTTACTGCAGGAATATGCGGATACCTATGAGATCGCTGATGATTTAAAAGTTGGTGGTGCCAGACATTCGTCGGTTTACGAAGCTGCTAAAATCGAATTAGGTTTAAGAAAATTCTTGGAAGATGGTGGTTTTAAAGGTTTCTCAGATACATTTGAAGACCTGCATGGTATGATTCAATTACCTGGAATTGCTGCTCAGCGTTTAATGGCCGATGGTTATGGATTTGCTGGAGAAGGTGATTGGAAAACAGCTGCTTTAGTTCGTGCTTGTAAAGTTATGGGCGCTGGTTTTGCTGGTGGCAATGCTTTTATGGAAGATTATACTTACCATTTTGATCCAGAAAATGCCATGGTTCTGGGTTCGCATATGCTGGAAGTAGACGCTTCATTAGCAAGTGGGAAACCAAGTTTAGAAGTTCATCCTTTAGGTATTGGTGGCAAAGCAGATCCTGCTCGTTTGGTATTTAACGTAGCTGGTGGCGATGCTCTAAATGCATCTTTAATTGATATGGGTAACCGTTTCAGGTTGCTAGTCAATGAAGTAAAGGCTGTAGATGCTGAACATGATTTACCAAATCTTCCTGTTGCCCGTGTTCTTTGGAAGCCACTTCCAGATATGAAAACTGGTTGTGCAGCATGGATTTATGCTGGTGGTGCACACCATACGGCTTATAGTCAAAATTTAACTACTGAACACTTACATGATTTTGCAAATATCGCTGGATTGGAATACATCAATATTGGTGCGGATACAAAAATTAATCAGTTAAGAAACGAGTTGCAATGGAATGATGTTTTTTATAAATAG
- a CDS encoding helix-turn-helix domain-containing protein, whose product MDKVNLLTTVAVVTISISLFLSLFLLTVKTAHQLSNRLFTVFLILHAIDNSVNLDYLFEIPLTGRIFISSFFFLQLPVFYLYVLSVCYSDFKLKPVHLTHIIPFLLANFVLLPRFYTVDLASKISFLAKGSSMVEVQFNHILMHVQCVFYIVAAFMILRKAKKIYLENYTGASLESLNWLFQFTVALSIFFAIAFLKNIFKFTAYPNISNGLKVGLILSELIIIFWYLYKALNNPSLFRNIDSKLKLVSEIILEEKNSNPEVINENEHSLAILTLKQYMVAEKPFLNPSLTIQEVAKDIKIPVRELSVLINHNLDQHFYDFINHYRIAYAMDILKDASKNKLTVLEILYAAGFNSKSSFNTAFKKHTGHTPTEYRKALQDKVL is encoded by the coding sequence ATGGATAAAGTTAATTTATTGACTACAGTTGCTGTAGTGACAATCTCCATTTCATTATTTTTGTCCTTGTTTTTGCTAACCGTTAAAACTGCACATCAATTAAGTAATCGCCTTTTTACTGTTTTTCTCATTTTACATGCAATTGACAACAGTGTAAACCTCGATTACCTGTTTGAAATTCCATTGACTGGAAGAATCTTTATCAGCTCATTTTTTTTTCTACAGCTTCCGGTTTTTTACTTGTATGTATTGTCAGTATGCTATTCTGATTTTAAGCTGAAACCGGTTCACTTAACTCATATAATTCCTTTTCTGCTGGCAAATTTTGTCTTATTGCCTCGCTTTTACACGGTCGATCTGGCTTCTAAAATTAGCTTCCTCGCTAAAGGCAGCAGTATGGTGGAGGTGCAGTTCAACCATATTTTAATGCACGTTCAATGTGTTTTTTATATTGTCGCAGCCTTTATGATTCTAAGAAAAGCCAAAAAGATCTACCTTGAAAATTACACTGGAGCAAGTCTCGAATCTCTTAACTGGTTATTCCAGTTTACTGTAGCACTATCCATCTTCTTTGCTATTGCTTTTTTAAAGAACATCTTTAAGTTTACTGCCTATCCAAATATTTCCAATGGGTTAAAAGTTGGGCTGATCCTCTCCGAGCTGATTATCATTTTTTGGTACTTGTACAAAGCTTTAAATAATCCAAGCCTGTTTAGAAATATCGATTCGAAGTTAAAGCTGGTTTCGGAAATCATCTTAGAGGAAAAGAATAGCAATCCAGAGGTTATAAATGAAAATGAGCATAGCTTGGCCATATTGACGCTAAAGCAGTATATGGTAGCAGAAAAGCCATTTCTTAATCCTTCATTAACCATACAGGAAGTTGCAAAAGATATAAAGATTCCTGTACGTGAATTATCTGTTTTAATTAATCATAATCTGGATCAGCATTTTTACGACTTCATTAATCACTACCGAATAGCGTATGCCATGGATATTTTGAAAGATGCGTCAAAAAACAAGCTCACTGTTTTGGAAATTCTTTATGCAGCGGGTTTTAACTCAAAATCTTCTTTTAATACTGCCTTTAAAAAACATACAGGTCATACACCGACAGAATATCGTAAGGCTTTACAAGACAAGGTTTTGTAA
- a CDS encoding L-ribulose-5-phosphate 4-epimerase — protein MSKYQAIKEQAYASNMQLPKLGLVLFTFGNVSAADRNEGVFAIKPSGVPYDQLTVNSMVIVDFDGNTVEGNLRPSSDTKTHAVLYKNWESVGGIVHTHSTYGTAWAQAQKAIPIFGTTHADHLTVDIPCAPPMDDDMIKGNYEHETGFQIINHLASLGLSYEEVEMILVGNHAPFTWGKTAEKAVYNSAVLEAVAQMALLTQQINPSAPKLKDSLVKKHFERKHGVDAYYGQK, from the coding sequence ATGAGTAAGTATCAAGCCATAAAAGAGCAGGCATATGCTTCAAACATGCAATTACCAAAACTAGGACTTGTGCTATTTACTTTTGGAAATGTTAGTGCTGCTGATCGCAATGAAGGTGTTTTTGCCATCAAACCCAGCGGTGTTCCATATGACCAACTTACCGTAAATTCAATGGTGATTGTTGATTTCGACGGCAACACTGTTGAAGGTAATTTGCGACCATCTTCGGACACTAAAACGCATGCTGTTTTATACAAAAATTGGGAAAGTGTTGGTGGAATTGTGCACACACATTCTACCTATGGTACGGCTTGGGCTCAGGCTCAAAAAGCAATTCCAATTTTTGGTACCACCCATGCAGATCATTTAACGGTCGATATTCCTTGTGCGCCACCAATGGACGATGACATGATTAAAGGTAATTATGAACACGAAACAGGTTTTCAAATCATCAATCATCTGGCAAGCCTTGGATTAAGTTACGAAGAAGTTGAAATGATTTTAGTAGGTAATCATGCGCCTTTTACATGGGGCAAAACAGCCGAAAAAGCGGTTTATAATAGTGCAGTTTTAGAAGCTGTGGCACAAATGGCTTTGCTTACTCAACAGATTAATCCGTCGGCTCCTAAGTTGAAAGATTCTTTGGTTAAAAAACATTTTGAGCGCAAACATGGCGTTGATGCTTATTATGGGCAGAAATAA
- a CDS encoding DUF5703 domain-containing protein, producing the protein MGLNIEISFTTKPQRAQSTLANLLGVFRWLKFVFVFFVSLWSTFAIAQENVVWTSQSNNSSASMPVGGGDIGLNLWVENGEVYFYISQSGTFDENNTLLKLGRVKLKLSPNPFEEKTFKQELILKDGYAEITGSRDELNVKVKIWVDVFNPLINIEIKSNRKIVIEASFESWRFEDKITKGKENNQNSYKWAPQGIVKTQKDNIAFVGNRIQFFHQNKSETVFDVAVKQQGLEDHKSELFNPLKDLVFGGIMEGENMVPAGNYSGRYLSTPFKGWTIKSKNPTSMTKLTIALNTVKSKSIVDWTSNLEAIRKKASNNQKASIKWWNGYWKKSFIYINSNDSLANQSAKNYQLFRYMLGCNAFGKYPTKFNGGLFTFDPQLTDTALKYTPDFRNWGGGTHTAQNQRLVYWPLLKSGDFDMMKPQFDFYLNLLNNAEIRTKSSWGHNGASFTEQLENFGLPNPAEYGWTRPTDFNKGMEYNAWLEYEWDTVLEFCMMILETERYNGANIEKYLPLIESSLTFFKEHYTYLAKQRGAKALDADGHLVLYPGSGAETYKMAYNSTSTIAALKTVLERLIEHPNLPENQKANWKEMLKTIPPISFRAYGEHPTISPAKLWERINNTESPQLYPVFPWGIYGIGKAGLDTAINTYKYDADVLKFRSHVGWKQDNIFAARLGLTDDAAKLTTAKLKDSGRRFPAFWGPGFDWTADHNWGGSGMIGLQEMLMQVDGKKIYLFPAWPKEWNVHFKLFAPYQTTVEGTLRDGKLTDLKVVPEERKEDIVNMVK; encoded by the coding sequence ATGGGTTTAAATATAGAGATAAGTTTTACCACAAAGCCACAAAGAGCACAAAGCACTTTGGCTAATTTGTTAGGTGTTTTTAGGTGGTTAAAATTTGTCTTCGTGTTCTTTGTGTCTTTGTGGTCCACATTTGCGATAGCGCAAGAAAATGTAGTCTGGACTTCTCAGAGTAATAATTCGTCAGCATCTATGCCTGTTGGTGGAGGTGATATTGGATTAAACCTGTGGGTAGAAAATGGCGAAGTTTATTTTTATATATCACAGAGCGGAACTTTTGACGAAAACAATACGCTTTTAAAATTAGGTCGTGTAAAACTGAAGTTAAGTCCAAACCCTTTTGAAGAAAAAACTTTTAAACAAGAATTGATATTAAAAGATGGTTATGCTGAAATAACAGGTTCAAGGGACGAGTTAAATGTTAAAGTAAAAATTTGGGTTGATGTATTTAATCCATTGATTAACATTGAAATTAAGTCAAATCGTAAAATTGTAATCGAGGCAAGTTTTGAATCTTGGAGATTTGAAGATAAAATTACAAAAGGCAAAGAGAACAATCAAAACTCATATAAATGGGCGCCTCAAGGAATTGTTAAAACCCAAAAAGATAATATTGCTTTTGTCGGAAATCGAATACAATTTTTTCATCAAAATAAAAGTGAAACTGTTTTTGATGTAGCTGTTAAACAACAAGGTTTAGAGGATCATAAATCCGAACTATTTAATCCACTAAAAGACTTGGTTTTTGGTGGTATAATGGAAGGTGAAAACATGGTTCCCGCTGGAAATTACAGTGGAAGGTATTTAAGCACTCCGTTTAAAGGTTGGACGATTAAAAGTAAAAATCCAACGAGCATGACCAAATTAACGATTGCGCTAAACACCGTTAAAAGTAAATCAATTGTTGATTGGACGAGCAATTTAGAAGCGATAAGAAAAAAAGCAAGTAATAACCAGAAGGCCAGTATTAAATGGTGGAATGGTTATTGGAAAAAAAGCTTTATTTACATTAATTCCAATGATTCGCTTGCAAATCAGTCAGCTAAAAATTACCAGTTATTTAGGTATATGTTGGGTTGTAATGCCTTTGGGAAATATCCTACAAAATTTAACGGAGGTCTTTTTACATTTGATCCTCAACTTACAGATACTGCGTTGAAATATACACCTGATTTTAGAAATTGGGGCGGCGGAACGCATACGGCCCAAAATCAACGTTTAGTGTATTGGCCCCTGCTTAAAAGTGGAGATTTCGACATGATGAAACCTCAGTTTGATTTTTACCTTAATCTTTTGAATAATGCTGAAATACGAACAAAATCTTCTTGGGGGCACAATGGAGCAAGTTTTACTGAACAATTAGAAAACTTTGGACTTCCAAATCCTGCTGAATATGGCTGGACACGTCCCACCGATTTTAACAAAGGCATGGAATACAATGCTTGGTTAGAGTATGAATGGGACACGGTTTTAGAATTTTGTATGATGATTTTAGAGACGGAAAGATATAATGGCGCTAACATCGAAAAATACCTTCCATTGATTGAAAGTTCATTAACATTTTTTAAAGAACACTATACCTATTTAGCAAAACAAAGGGGCGCAAAAGCCCTTGATGCCGATGGTCATTTGGTTTTATACCCAGGATCGGGAGCGGAAACATATAAAATGGCATATAATTCTACTTCGACCATTGCAGCTTTAAAAACGGTTTTAGAACGATTAATCGAGCATCCAAATCTGCCTGAAAATCAAAAAGCAAATTGGAAAGAGATGCTTAAAACCATCCCGCCGATTAGTTTCAGGGCATATGGTGAGCATCCTACAATTTCACCAGCAAAATTATGGGAACGAATTAACAATACTGAAAGTCCACAATTGTATCCTGTATTTCCCTGGGGAATTTATGGAATTGGAAAAGCCGGTTTAGATACAGCAATAAATACTTATAAATACGATGCGGATGTACTAAAATTTCGAAGTCATGTTGGTTGGAAACAGGATAACATTTTTGCAGCTAGGTTGGGTTTGACAGATGATGCAGCAAAACTCACGACAGCAAAGTTAAAAGATTCGGGAAGACGATTTCCAGCATTTTGGGGTCCGGGATTTGACTGGACGGCAGATCATAATTGGGGTGGATCGGGAATGATTGGCTTGCAGGAAATGTTAATGCAGGTTGATGGAAAAAAGATATACCTCTTTCCAGCTTGGCCAAAAGAATGGAATGTACATTTTAAGCTTTTTGCACCTTATCAAACTACAGTTGAAGGAACTTTAAGGGATGGGAAATTAACGGATTTGAAGGTTGTACCCGAGGAACGAAAAGAAGATATTGTAAATATGGTTAAATAG
- a CDS encoding zinc-binding alcohol dehydrogenase family protein, with product MKTLTCTTPGTFEYSETEKPELKKNHAIIKIKRIGICGTDLHAFEGTQPFFNYPRVLGHELSGELVEADGADGFIIGEAVTFIPYFNCGECIACRMNKPNCCVKMQVSGVHVDGGMREYLQVPSKTLLHGERLSFDELALVEPLAIGAHGVRRADIQEGEFVLVIGAGPIGLGTMEFARIAGAKVIALDINEDRLAFCKDKLKVAHVVNALSHDVFQQLSDITNGDMPTVVVDATGNQKAINNAINYMAHGARFVLIGLQKGELIFNHPEFHKRESTLMSSRNATITDFEHVIKSMKAGLVNPTNYITHQVDFKDVKDEFAGWLNPKNGVIKAMVKMED from the coding sequence ATGAAAACCTTAACCTGCACAACACCTGGAACTTTTGAATATTCAGAAACTGAGAAACCTGAACTCAAAAAAAACCATGCAATTATAAAAATTAAACGAATAGGCATTTGTGGAACCGATTTACATGCTTTTGAAGGAACACAGCCTTTTTTTAATTATCCGAGAGTTTTAGGTCATGAGCTTTCAGGAGAACTTGTTGAGGCGGATGGAGCTGACGGTTTTATAATAGGAGAGGCCGTAACATTTATTCCATATTTCAATTGTGGCGAATGCATTGCCTGTAGGATGAATAAGCCAAATTGCTGTGTTAAAATGCAGGTTTCTGGCGTACATGTTGATGGAGGTATGCGTGAATATTTGCAGGTGCCTTCGAAGACCCTTTTACATGGTGAAAGACTAAGTTTTGACGAATTGGCTTTGGTAGAACCTTTAGCAATCGGTGCGCATGGCGTACGCAGGGCCGACATTCAAGAAGGAGAATTTGTACTTGTTATTGGCGCTGGTCCGATTGGTTTAGGAACAATGGAATTTGCCAGAATTGCCGGAGCAAAGGTAATTGCGCTAGATATTAACGAAGACCGATTGGCATTTTGCAAGGATAAATTAAAGGTTGCTCATGTTGTTAATGCGCTGTCTCATGATGTTTTTCAACAGCTTAGTGACATAACCAATGGAGATATGCCAACTGTTGTCGTTGATGCAACAGGAAATCAAAAAGCCATAAATAATGCCATTAATTACATGGCGCATGGTGCTCGATTTGTATTGATTGGATTGCAAAAAGGTGAATTAATTTTTAACCACCCGGAATTTCATAAAAGGGAATCTACATTAATGAGCAGTAGAAATGCAACTATCACAGATTTTGAGCATGTTATAAAATCGATGAAAGCAGGTTTAGTTAATCCAACAAATTACATCACGCATCAGGTTGATTTTAAAGATGTAAAAGATGAATTTGCAGGCTGGTTAAACCCAAAAAATGGTGTTATTAAAGCAATGGTTAAAATGGAGGATTAG
- a CDS encoding ribulokinase, producing the protein MSSANYVIGVDYGTDSVRSVLVDTTNGKEISSSIFLYPRWQKGLFCKPSLNQFRQHPLDYIEGLTHTIKDCIAKAGGLEIAHLVKGISVDTTGSSPVAVDHTGTPLALTDEFENNPNAMFVLWKDHTSVKEAAQINEHATKFEPNYLKYVGGIYSSEWFWAKFLHILRVDTAVRAKAASWVEHCDWIPFLLCGGKDISAMKRSRCAAGHKALWAEEFNGLPPEDFFASLDPLLKGYRDSLFKDTYTSDVPAGNLSSDWAEKLGLTTDVIVGVGAFDAHMGAVGGQIEPYYLSKIMGTSTCDILVAPNKDMAGKLISGICGQVNGSVIPGMAGLEAGQSAFGDVYAWFKNLISWPLNNLLSESSLINEETAIALKEELESKILASLSKQASELPDDDYHELAVDWLNGRRTPDANQELKGAISGLGLGTDAPRFFRALAASTCFGAKAIVDRFKEQGVPVKGIIGIGGVAKKSPYIMQMMADVLEMPIRIHRFEHTCALGAAMFAAVAAGIYPNIEAAMAGMGTGFEKEYKPNLKKQKLYRQHYQQYLGLGRYLEKYSKKDVKPYLS; encoded by the coding sequence ATGAGCTCAGCAAATTATGTAATCGGTGTGGATTATGGAACGGATTCTGTACGTTCTGTTCTAGTTGATACCACAAATGGAAAAGAAATTTCTTCTTCCATTTTTCTTTATCCCCGTTGGCAAAAAGGTTTATTTTGTAAGCCTTCCTTAAATCAATTCAGACAACATCCTTTAGATTATATAGAAGGTTTAACGCATACCATTAAAGATTGTATTGCAAAAGCTGGTGGTTTAGAAATTGCTCACTTAGTTAAAGGTATATCGGTTGATACCACTGGCTCTAGTCCGGTTGCAGTTGATCATACAGGTACTCCATTGGCGCTGACGGATGAATTTGAAAATAATCCGAATGCGATGTTTGTATTATGGAAAGACCATACTTCAGTTAAAGAAGCTGCGCAAATAAATGAACATGCTACAAAATTTGAACCCAATTATTTAAAATACGTTGGAGGAATTTATTCTTCAGAATGGTTTTGGGCAAAGTTTTTACACATCTTGAGGGTTGATACAGCGGTAAGAGCTAAGGCGGCTTCCTGGGTAGAACATTGCGATTGGATACCTTTTTTACTCTGCGGAGGAAAAGATATTTCAGCAATGAAACGCAGCAGATGCGCAGCCGGACATAAAGCTTTATGGGCAGAAGAATTTAATGGTCTGCCACCCGAAGATTTTTTTGCAAGCTTGGATCCACTGTTAAAAGGATATCGTGATTCATTATTTAAGGATACTTATACATCTGATGTTCCTGCAGGAAATTTAAGCAGTGATTGGGCAGAAAAATTAGGTTTAACTACGGATGTGATTGTTGGCGTTGGTGCTTTCGATGCGCATATGGGTGCTGTTGGTGGCCAAATTGAACCGTATTACCTAAGCAAAATAATGGGAACAAGTACTTGCGACATTCTCGTTGCGCCAAATAAAGATATGGCTGGCAAATTGATCAGTGGTATCTGCGGTCAGGTTAACGGATCAGTAATACCAGGTATGGCTGGTTTAGAGGCCGGACAATCTGCCTTTGGCGATGTTTATGCATGGTTTAAAAATTTAATAAGCTGGCCATTAAATAATTTACTTTCAGAATCTTCCTTAATAAACGAAGAGACTGCTATTGCATTAAAAGAAGAATTGGAGTCAAAAATTCTTGCCAGTTTAAGCAAGCAGGCTTCAGAATTACCTGATGACGATTACCATGAACTTGCTGTCGATTGGCTAAATGGAAGGCGAACTCCAGATGCAAATCAAGAGTTAAAGGGCGCTATTTCCGGTTTAGGTTTAGGCACAGATGCACCAAGATTTTTCCGTGCTTTGGCCGCTTCAACTTGTTTTGGCGCTAAAGCAATTGTAGATCGTTTTAAGGAACAAGGCGTGCCTGTTAAAGGAATTATTGGCATTGGTGGCGTTGCTAAAAAATCACCATATATTATGCAAATGATGGCTGATGTTTTGGAAATGCCTATTCGCATTCATCGTTTTGAACATACTTGTGCTTTAGGCGCAGCAATGTTTGCCGCTGTAGCTGCAGGTATTTATCCAAATATTGAAGCGGCTATGGCAGGAATGGGAACTGGGTTTGAAAAAGAATACAAACCAAATTTGAAGAAGCAAAAACTTTACCGTCAGCATTACCAACAATACCTTGGCTTAGGTAGGTATTTAGAAAAATACAGTAAAAAAGATGTTAAGCCTTATTTATCATGA